The Oceanidesulfovibrio indonesiensis genomic sequence TTTTGAGATACAGCCCGTCTTCCGAGACTTCGATGCGCACGGCGTCGCCAGCCTTGAGCCCCAGCGTATCCGCAGTTCCTTTTGGAATGCGCAGGCCCAGGCTGTTGCCCCAACGTGCAATGGTAGTATCCGTGGACATGACAATTCCTTGTTTTTTAAACCATAGATATACACTGTATATCCGTCAGGCTCCCACCGGTCAACCGATTTCACAATTCACATACCATCGAGAATAGTTTTGCTCTCAAAAAGCTTGACTTTCAAACTATCTCGGAGTTAGGAGTTTTCCACTTACTTTGAAAGTCAAACAATCGGAGTTGGGAATGATCGGGCGACATGGCAATCTGCACGTCTACAGGGAGCTTTTTCAATCCAAGGATTTTTACAGGGTTCTGGCAGGGGCGCTGCTCATCCCCATAGCCTACCTGTTCGAGAACACGGCAGTGCCCGCGGCGCCCTCGCTTTCGT encodes the following:
- a CDS encoding AbrB/MazE/SpoVT family DNA-binding domain-containing protein, producing the protein MSTDTTIARWGNSLGLRIPKGTADTLGLKAGDAVRIEVSEDGLYLKKVQKTPKYTLNELLDQVTEENKHDAVDWGTPKGREIL